Genomic segment of Halopelagius inordinatus:
TCCCGAAGTACGCCGACCGGTTCTCGAGCGTCGTCCCGACGGGAAACACCGAGTTCGGCTCTCTGACCGTCGCCGCGTGCCCGAACTCTGCGGTCGTCTCCCACGACGCCCCCGCCCGTTCCTCGGTGTGCGCCCCCGGTTCGACGTACGCCGTGTAGGCGAGTCCACCACCGACGGCGGCGAGGACGAGAAAGCAGGCGACGACGACCGCGACGTTGCCAGCCACCGTCTCTCGTGCTCGAAGCGTCCACGTAGCCATTACCCTCTCTCCAAGACGTATCTAAATAGTAACTAGTCAGTTAACGATACTATACATCTTTAACGACCGGTTCAGGGTTCGAACGCCGCCGTATCGGGCCGACCGTTCGCCGCTCAGGAGTTCCGGTCGCGGAGCGTTCGCTTCAGACGGGTAGTCGGCGAGATATCGCGTCCCCGACTTCGGGTTCGGACCCGCCCCGTACCGACGAGAGCGATGCTGACGGCGTAGAACAGTCCGCCGAGTAGCGAGTCGATGACGACGACGGGCGCCCACGGGTGAAGCTGATAGAGTCCCCGAGTAACGGGAGTCGGGAGGACGGCGAGGTAGCGGTGTTCGGTGAGGAACATCCGGTAGTACCCCGTCTCCGGAGGAACAGAGAGCGTGACGGTGGCGTCGGCGGTGCTTCCGGGCCCCACGGACAGTTCGCCCGGTTCGACGGCGACGCCGTCGCTTCGCGGTTCGAGGAAGACGTCGACGGGGACGAGGCCGCCGTTGCCGACGGGGTACGCGACGTCGGACGACTCGCCCGCCGGAATCACCGTCGGTCGGTCTGACTCGAACTCCGCGCTGACGACGCCGTACTCCTGCGTCCCGGCGGGACCGACCATCGCCGCCGTCGCGCCCGCGACGAGGAGGAGTGCGAACCCGGCGGCTATCAACCGCACGTCCGTGCCCGTCTCTCGGTTTCGGGACGTCTCGCGACTTCGACGCTCTCTGTTCTCCTCGCGTAGTTCGCCGAGGACGTAGTACACCATCGTCGCGCCGAAGAAGAGGTAGGCGAGTCCCTGCGGACCGAGGAACGCTCTCGACCCGAAGAGTGCGGCGACGTGTCGCTGAACGACGGAGACCGCCCCCTGTACGGCGAGCACTGCGGTTCCGAGTTCGGGAATCACGACCACCTCGCCGCCGACCTGTAGCGCCTGCGCGACGACTTGAGCGTCTTGCACCGGGGGTTCGGAGCCACCCTGGTCGGTGAACGGGTTGGCGTCGCCTCTCGTGACGTAGCCCCGGTCGGTCTCTTCGACGACGCGGTGCGTCGTCAGGTCGCCGCCGTGGAGTTCTTGCGCGCGGAAGACGACCACGTCACCCTCCTCTACGGGACCGACGAGGTCCGCGGGGACGGCGACGAATCCGTCGCCGGGTTCCATCGTCGGGGCCATGCTTCCGGTTTCGACGAAACCGAGCAACACGGGGTAGCCGAGGGCTTGGCCCGCTAAGAGGGAGACGACGGCGAGTAGGACGACGAGTTCGAGTGCGCGTACGAGTGCGGTTTGTGCGTTTTCCATCTCTCTCGGCTACCTTCTCGGTACGGTGAAAGTCCACATAGTTACCCACTCCGTTCGACACCGCGAATAATATGAAGTCCGCGTGACGCGTTGCCTGAGCGCCACGTGCGGTTCTCGTTCTCGGACGGACCCGAGTCGCTTCGGTCCCCCGGTACCGACCCCGGTGGAGCGAGTGACGTACGCCCTCTCTGACCGATTACGGTCCCTTTCCGGCGTCGACGTAGTCTTGCGAGTAGGCCAGAACGACTATCTTTCCGGTGATATCGAGGTCCGACGGGTCCGCCGGCGTATCGAAGAGATACCAGTCCGGACTGAGGGATTCGCCGACGTCGAGGACGTGGTCGTAGCTACCGGGGTCGAGCGACGGGCGGTTAGTTCCGTTCGAACTCGACGACCGGTATGCGCTCGGAAGCGCCTTCGGACCGTTGATATCCTCCGTGTCGTTGTCGTCGTCGTACCAGCCGTTCTGGTTCAGTCCCGCGTCGGCGAGCACGTTGTACATGCCGTCCGAACCGGCCTTCGATGCCACCTCCGCCGGTCCGTTACCTTGCTGGAACGCGTAACTCTGGCTCCCTTCGTCGATGAAGATGCCGACCGGGTCGGTCCCTTGGTTCTTGATGCCGAACACGTCCGTGATCTCTATGTCCGCGTTCGCGTTCAGCCCGTCGAACTCGATTTCGAGGACGCCGTTACCGTTGTAACTCGCGTACTTCGAACCGGTCAGCTTGAGGTTCGCGGCCGCGTCACCGGCAGCACTGACAGAAACGCTTCGCGTAGCACTGGTCTGACTGAACGCACCAGTTCCCATTGCGGCCGCCCCACCGGCGGCGAGCGATCCGATCGTCGCGAGATATTTTCGTCGTTGCATAGTTGGTCTCTCCGTCGGCGCCGCGGCCCGTCACGACCCGCGACGCACACTTACCACACGGACCGACAGCCCCATTGTTACAGTTCGGAGAGATGCTGACGAACGAACCCCGTCGCCGACGCAATCCGACCTAGCGGTGGACGCAACGGGTCGTTTGCGCCGACACGGTCGGCACAAACCCTCGTTTAGGGTCCCTTCACCACTGATTAAACTTCTGGCCGGTGGCCGCCGGCGTATACCGACAGTTTATCATCGACCTTACTGCTCTTGTTCCGGTCGGTAACTAAGTCATCAAAAAGTTGTTATTCTACGTGAACGATGGACAGGTGGCTCTACGGGGGGGTCGACGGTGAGTGAGGTGTCCTCGCTCGGAGGCTCCGCAGCAGAGACTGAGGTATCGGCGGAGGACGACCAGTGGGGTTCTCGGCCGCCGACGGGAGCGGAACTCTCTCACGACGCGTTCTTCGAGGCGCTGAGCAACCGTCGGCGGCGATACGTGCTTCACTACCTGAAACAGCGAACCGGCGAAGACACCGTCGATTTAGCCGACCTCTCGGCGCAGATTACCGCGTGGGAACGGGGCGTCGAGGCGGACGGCCTCTCGTACGCCGACCGAAAGAGCGTCCACACGTCGCTGTCGCAGTTCCACGTGCCGAAACTCGACGAACTCGGGTTCGTCCGGTACGACCGCGAGCGGAGTTCGGTCGAACTCACCGACCGGGCGGCGGACGTGAACGTGTACTTGGAGACGGTCTCCGGACGAGAGTTGCCGTGGGGACCGTATCTGCTCTTTCTCGCGTCCGTGCTCTCCGCCGCGGTTCTCGGGTCGATGGCTGGCGTTCCGGTCTTGACCGGGCTTCCGAAGGAGTCGCTTCTGGTGTTCGTCGCCGTGACGTTCCTCTCGTCCAGCGCCGTCTTCACCTACGACACGTGGACGAAGATGCGCGTCGGCGCGGACGGCCCGCCGCCGGAGGTGGACGGATGAGGCGGGCTCTGCTCGTTCTCGCCGCCGTTGCGGTTCTCCTGACGACGTCGCTTCCCACGGGTGGATTCACCGCCGCACAGGCCGACCGAAGCGTCTCCGTGGCCGTCGTGGACGACTCGAAGGCTCTCCTCGGTGTCGAACTGCGGGCAGAGCGACGACCGCCCGAATCCGCACCGAACTCCGAGGCGGCGACCGGAGCGACGACGGCCACCGAACGTCGACCGAAAGCCGGAACGGCCGCGGCCGGGCGGGCAACCGCTTCGCCCGCCGGTCGAGAGGGGCCCTCCGATGCACCGCGGACGGTACTCTCCGTGACGCTTCGGAACCGCCTCCCGGACGCCGACAGCCTCCGCGCTTCCGTCCACCTCGTAGACGACGGGGTCCGTTCCGACGCCTCGACGTCGCTGGTCGTGCGCGACGAGGCGACGACTCGGCTCTCGAACGTCGACTGCGAGGATACGGTCCGTATCGTCGCTCGGGCGGGGGGGACGCGCATCGAACTCGACCGAGAGGTTCCCTGCGAGAGAGGACGCTCGATAGCGCCGGGGCGGTGACGAACGGGACTCTCGCGTCGCCGTCGTCCGACCGGAGTCGAGAGGGGCGATAGATCAGTCGCGCCGCGGTCCGCGTCCGCCTCGCTTGCGGCGCGTCGACTTCCCGGACCCACTCGTCACCGCCGTCACCACCGAGAGCGACGCGATGACGATGAGCGCGATACCTAGTCCGGTCGCCGTCCCCGACGGAACGAAAAGCAGGAGGCTCCCGAGACAGAGGGTAAAGAGCGCCACCGCCGCCCCCTTCCAGCGCATGGCCATACCCTCCCTCTGTCGTCGTCGCCAATTAATCACCGGCAGACGAACGTCTGACGCCCAGACAGTATCTACCGACAGTAGATTCGTCCATTCTCCCGACACAGGCCCCGATACGCTGAACTTACGACGGTCAGCGAACTCCGACGCGCCGCGAGCGCAATCGTGATACGGGAGGGCGAGAACTGGGAGGCATGAGCGACGACGCAGACTCCGTCGAACGCAGGGCGGCCGTCTCGCGGGAGACGGCGGAGACGACGATAGATCTGACACTCGCCGTCGACGGCGACGGCGACGCCGTCGTCGACACCGGAATCGGCTTCTTCGACCACATGCTCGAAGCGTTCGCGAAACACGGCCTGTTCGACCTGACGGTCCAGTGCGACGGCGACCTGTCCGTCGACGACCACCACACGGTAGAGGACGTGGCCATCGTCCTCGGCGAGGCGTTCGCGGACGCTCTCGGGGACAAGCGGGGTATCGTCCGCTACGCCGACCGGAGAGTTCCGCTCGACGAGGCAGTCGCGGGCGTCGTCGTGGACG
This window contains:
- a CDS encoding signal peptidase I, coding for MENAQTALVRALELVVLLAVVSLLAGQALGYPVLLGFVETGSMAPTMEPGDGFVAVPADLVGPVEEGDVVVFRAQELHGGDLTTHRVVEETDRGYVTRGDANPFTDQGGSEPPVQDAQVVAQALQVGGEVVVIPELGTAVLAVQGAVSVVQRHVAALFGSRAFLGPQGLAYLFFGATMVYYVLGELREENRERRSRETSRNRETGTDVRLIAAGFALLLVAGATAAMVGPAGTQEYGVVSAEFESDRPTVIPAGESSDVAYPVGNGGLVPVDVFLEPRSDGVAVEPGELSVGPGSTADATVTLSVPPETGYYRMFLTEHRYLAVLPTPVTRGLYQLHPWAPVVVIDSLLGGLFYAVSIALVGTGRVRTRSRGRDISPTTRLKRTLRDRNS
- a CDS encoding nucleoside/nucleotide kinase family protein, which produces MQRRKYLATIGSLAAGGAAAMGTGAFSQTSATRSVSVSAAGDAAANLKLTGSKYASYNGNGVLEIEFDGLNANADIEITDVFGIKNQGTDPVGIFIDEGSQSYAFQQGNGPAEVASKAGSDGMYNVLADAGLNQNGWYDDDNDTEDINGPKALPSAYRSSSSNGTNRPSLDPGSYDHVLDVGESLSPDWYLFDTPADPSDLDITGKIVVLAYSQDYVDAGKGP
- a CDS encoding DUF7344 domain-containing protein, which produces MSEVSSLGGSAAETEVSAEDDQWGSRPPTGAELSHDAFFEALSNRRRRYVLHYLKQRTGEDTVDLADLSAQITAWERGVEADGLSYADRKSVHTSLSQFHVPKLDELGFVRYDRERSSVELTDRAADVNVYLETVSGRELPWGPYLLFLASVLSAAVLGSMAGVPVLTGLPKESLLVFVAVTFLSSSAVFTYDTWTKMRVGADGPPPEVDG
- the hisB gene encoding imidazoleglycerol-phosphate dehydratase HisB — encoded protein: MSDDADSVERRAAVSRETAETTIDLTLAVDGDGDAVVDTGIGFFDHMLEAFAKHGLFDLTVQCDGDLSVDDHHTVEDVAIVLGEAFADALGDKRGIVRYADRRVPLDEAVAGVVVDVSGRPHFDFEGAFSQDRIGDFTSDMARHFAYSLSMNAGLTLHADVSGVNAHHEVEALFKALARSLDDATRVDPRRSDTPSTKGKL